Genomic window (Acinonyx jubatus isolate Ajub_Pintada_27869175 chromosome B1, VMU_Ajub_asm_v1.0, whole genome shotgun sequence):
GCACTGGAGTTGCCGGCAGTCAGTCAGACCTGCTCCTGCACCCACCACCTTCCTCAGGACCACCTTTAGGCACTCGAGGCCCAGAATCTGCAGACCCATCCGGGTCAGAGCCCAGACAGAGCGCCTGGGACCCAAACTGCTGGACCCTTGAACACGAGCCTGAAATCTCTGGAAGGAACACAGGGAGCCTCCTAGGAGAGCAGGGAAAAAGAGCAAGTAGCTGAAATAGGGCAGTGTCTTCCACAGATGTTCAAGAACAGAGCTTCTGCCCCTGATGCCTCTTGCTTCTGCCTTCACTTTTCCCTCACAAAGGTCCAGAGAGAGGGATGTAACCCTCTGGGTCAAGAGCATGAGGGAGGAAAGAGTGATGCAGAACctgaaagagatttatttaaatgtgaaaacgCTCCCCATATTTATTTCATCCCAGTCCAGTCCCTCACACATGACCCCACAGCAGATAATAGCTCTGAATGATCAAGACCGATGTCCTGGCCTACAGTGCCCCCACAAAGACTCTTAGATTAGTTCAGACCACAAGCTACTCTGGGCAGGATCAAGAGGTAAATGGggaaatcggggcacctgggtggctcagtcggttaagtgtctgacttcggctcgggtcatgatctcattgttcaggagttcaagccccgcattgggctccgtgctgacagctcagagcctggagcctgccttggattctgtgtctccctcgctctctacccctcccccgcttgcactctgtctctctctccctcaaaaataaacattaaaaaaaatttttttaaggtaatggGGAAATTAATCATGAATCCGAGAGGCAACTAAAAGACTGACAAGGAATATCGTGGGGAAATATTGATTACAATATTTCTAAGAATGGCCTATACAGATTAGGATCAGGGACCTGGAAGAAATTTGCCATGGAAGAAACGAAAATTTAGTACTGAAGAGACTATAGTAAAGCAGAGGTTTTGAATATGAACCGGTCCCTGATAGTAAGATTTTGCAGGCTGTGGTTTCTGTGCTGAGGAATGTGAGTCAAGCTAGGGGTTTGGGGTGTGCACTGAGTCATTAGCAATTTGAGGGGTGTTCTTAACCAATCACCTGAACTGCTCTGGCTTCAGTGTCACAATAACTGGCAAAGTTATTGTggagaaaattaaggaaaattataTGGTTCACTCTACAATCAGGGTTGCTGTCCTGTGGAGAGAAAATGGCACTGTTTCCCAAATGCTGCTGTTTCATTCTGTGAGTCTGAGGATTTAAGGACAACTGACCTCATCTGACTTATCCAAACAGTAAGTAAAATCGCCTCCAAATGCCACCAACCCCTGTTCACACTCCTTCTGTTGGGGTGGAATGTGTTCCCCGTAAATTCGTATTTTGAAGCCCTATCTCCCAgtccctcagaatgtgactgtatttggagacgagttgattaagttaaaatgaggtcatcaggggcgcctgggtggctcagttggttaagtctgactttagctcaggtcatgatcttgtggttcatgggtctgagccctgcatcaggctctgggctgacagctcagagcctggagcctgcttccgattctgtgtctccctctctctctgttcacactctgtctctctctctctctctcaaaaataaataaacattaaaaaaaattttgtttaatgaggTCATTGGGGTAAACCCTAAAcgaatatgactggtgtccttatgagaagaggatattagggcacagacacacacagaggaaagaccagaTGAGGACACAGGGGGAAagagccatctacaagccaaggagggaggcctcagaagaagctgaacctgccaacaccttgatcttgaacttccagcctccagaagaaGTAAGTTTCTGTTGTGTGAGCCACCCAGTCTTCATTACTTTGTTATGACAACCAGAGCAAATCAGCACATCTTCCCATTTCAGCTCTGGCTCAGCCTTCCTTCCGTCAACCAGATCCCGTTTAACTTGCTCCTCCAGCCCCTATCAGGTCCTGGCTTCCCACTGAAATGCTAATTCACCACACCCTAGTCAGTACTCCCCATTCCCTACCGGCTGCCATCTTGCCTCTTCTTCTGAGAAGCAAACCCTAAAGCCTTTGGTGAAGACAGTGAGGATAAAGAAAAGGATTCTGGGTGTGGCAGGGATGGCAAAATGAGTGAAGCAATGGCAAGCTAGAATCAGACCGGTGACCCACCTCGACAGGTCACAGCCCCTGTTCTGTGAGTGACCATGGACCCACGCCAATTGTGATAACAGAGGGAGCCAGGGACCACAGGCCTCAAGAATACAGACATACCTGTATTAGATACCTCTAATCTTGGTGATCTCAGGGActcatgaaaacatttctttagaCTGATTCTTTTTCCTACACTGGGTGACCACCCTTCTGGGACGATGGAATATCTGAGTCTCAATGAAAGcaaaactcttggggcacctgtgagtctcagtcagttaagcatccaactcctttttttttgttttgtttttttaatcattatttatttttgagagagagagagagacagagtgcgagcaggggaggaagagagagagggagacacagaatctgaagcaggctccaggctccaagctgtcggcacagagcctgacacgaggcttgaactcatgaaccgtgagttcatgacctgagctgaagttggacgcttaaccaactgagccactcaggcaccccagcatctgactcttaatttcagctcaggtcatgatgtcacagtttgtgagttcgagccctgcattgagctctgcactgactgtgtggggcctgcttgggattttctctctccctctctttgcccctcccttgctcctgcttgctctctctctctctctctctctctcaaaataattgaataaacattaaaaaaaaaaaagaagaagaagcagcaaaaCTCTTGCACAGCAGCTTCCATGGGAAGGTAGCAAAGGTTTACAGTGGATTGATACCTTCCTGGTCCTATTAAAGGGGAGGAGAGGCCGCTGGCTGTGTGTCTAAACCACCAACTCTGAGTTCAGCAAATAGTGCTTAGTCACTTCAAGACAGGCCTCATCCAGGGGCCCTGGGACCCCTGGTTCAACGCCCTTTCAGGCACAATGTTAAGTACAGCTaagtgccagatactgtgctacaCAGGCAACACATGGTAGTTATTTATAGTCACAtcattacatttatatacattatctctaACATCAAAGATTTGCATTCAGagacataaacacacatatacacatacacgcacactttttttttttaggaaaagaaatggaggctgagagtttaaatgacttgcttaaggtcacactgCTCAGATGTGCAAGAACTGAGATTCAAACTCCACACTCAGGGTCTCTCCATGTCCCCCAGGCACAAGCAAAGCCTTGGCTGGTTTAATACAGCCAAGGGAACAGGCTGCTTTACCTCATGGAAGGACGTTCTTGCAGGTAATATTCAGTATAGTGCAGACCCAGGTGACACAGCGTCTGCCAGCTCATCTGAAAGAAGAAAGCCCACCTGTGGACATCCCGGGGGCCGAGAGAGGAAATCAGAACCCCGGCGCACAGAGCAGGGATGAGGACAAGCACGGCGAAGGAACCCATAGCAGCCCAGGCCAGGGCCCCGCCTCCAGCCAGGAGAAAGAGGTACCTGGAAGAAAAAGGCCAAGTGTGAGACTGACTTGGAACAGTGTGACAAATGAGTCACTTCAGATGTCATTCTGGAGAATCCCATGTAACACCTAAAGGAGCCATACTGTTATCACTCCAaagtcttctttttgtttttctgagggaAAGAACCCTGGGAGAAAAAGCCAGAGTCCATTTGAAAACACCTACATCAGGAAACAAATTTTGATACCCACCATTCAAGTGAGAACAACACCCTCCCCTGACAATCCTGTGGGTGACAGCTCTGGAAGGTTCCCTGGTGGGGACATCTTAAAAAATCTAGTGGTTtgctggggaacctgggtggctaggtaggttgagcatctaactttggctcaggtcatgatcttgcagtctgtgagttcaagccctgcatcaggctctgtactcagagcacagaccctgctttggattctgtgtctccttctctctctctctctgcccttccccccttgtactctgtctctgtctctctgtttctaaaaaataaacattaagaaaaaaaatttttttaatctagtggTTTGCTGCCTGACTGAAAAGTGATGGGAAGCTAGTGTCGAGGATCTAGGACAGCTCTCTAGACATCGTCTCATTGAGATGagcctctttccttttccctgggtTGCACTGCCCTGCACCATTCCAGAGAGAGCGGGAAAGGGGACTCCGTGCCTCTCTCCACTAACTGTTTGAAaactcaattagaaaaaaaaaaaaaaaaactcaattagAAAATCTTTATAGGTGCTCTTGATCTTCCCTATTGCACTTTAAAGATCTTAGGAGTTGATggtttttcttaatgttgttaAAGACCCACGTCAGTGAAGTGGTTTATGCAAACTGCCTCCCTCAGAAGCTGATAGATGCCCTGAGGATGTGCAGAGACCTGGGAAATTTCACATTATGAGGACTCAGTTCTTCTTTCCACAGTGTATGGaggttagtttgtttgtttactttttagttttttttttttttttttaattaacctctacacccattgtgaggcttggactcatgaccccgaggtcaagagtcacatgctctcccaattgagccagccaggtgcccctgtttgtttgttttaattggtGCCAAATTAATAAATCTGAATGAAGAGGTGTGAAAATAGGTCCTGACTGGTCAGGGATAGGAAAATTGAGTCAAAGAGGCCtatgcttttggggcacctgggtggctcagccagttaagcgtccaactcttgatttcagttcaagtcatggtctcatggttcgtgagttcgagccccacatctggctcggtgctgacagcacggagcctgcttgggattctctctccctccctctttgcccctccctcccttcaacctaaataaacattaaaacaaacaaacaaaaagattaaaaagaggcCTACATTTTCTTGACCACTGCAGGGTATGTATCATGGCTCAGCGACACACACATTAGTAAGAATGTCTTTCTTGTGGGGGGACTGATAGGTGGTCCCCGTGTAAGTTGCTCTATCACACAGGGCCTGGGCCATTCCCGTGCTTCCCTGCCACGGAAAAATAAGGGGAACATGTATTCCTTACACAGCAGAAGTAGAAGCCTGAAGTGGCAACTGCCCTCAGGCtttgtaaacattaaaatgtctACACATGTTCAATGTAGGCTACATGAGGTATTGAGTACTTATTTTATTATAGGCATTGTGCTAATAATCTCTTTGTAAGAAATAgctttatttaatccttaaaataactCCATGAGATaggcattattatttccatttcacagatcaaCTTGAGAATTTATTCACATACACAGGACACTCAGGAAGGCAAGGACCCAGGATCCGCCAGTCTGACTCCGAAGccagccatctctctctctcttttttaagtttatttatttttgagatattccctctctctgcaaGAGAGGCAGCGCATGTGCACGCATatgcgcacacaagcaggggaggggcagaaagagagaatcccaagcaagctccatgctgtcagcacagagtccagagccccacgtgggctcaaagtcacaaaccaaaccatgagatcatgcatgacctgagctgaaatcaacagttggacgcttaacctactaagctacccaggcgcccccaaagccgGCAATCTTAACCCTATGAGAATTAACCCTTGTTTTTGCACttgctttgctttattatttgtGATTCTTTCTCAATAGGAAACTTTTTTACAATTGCTCCCCTCCGAAGCGAGGGTAAGGGCTGTCAACCAGTTGTGAACATGTAATATACCACAGATTCGTCAAACTCAGTAGTTCTTTTTATTAGATACAACTAGATCTTACTTAAAAATCCCCAGTGtataaaaatcttaatttccaaaataagtGAATCATTAGGAGGTAGCCCTCCGGCAATGGATTTTCATGTGACACAAGGATATTCcacaaacttctttaaaaacacGGGCTGCctttaatgtatataatgtattaactatacaggggcgcctgggtggctcagttggttgagagtctgactcttcgttttggctcaggtcatgatcccagggttgtgggatggagccccatatcagttttgcactgagcatggatcctgcttgagattctctctctctctaccccctcccctgcttgtgctctctctcaaataaaaaataataataacttattaACTACACAAAAATCATTTCAATCAAGTTATCAAGTCtctaatgataataatttttgGACCCCAGATTGAGATCCAGCCAATCTAACATAATTTATTTCGACTTATTCCATTTCTCTGAGAAATCAtacaaaggcattttaaaaatcagttatatatttaataaaatttaattttattgaaaatgataaaattccATGAAATTAGGACTGGTCAAGAGTACAGGACATATGGTGGGGGTATAGACATATCTGTTTGGGGAACTCCCGTACTAAGTCAACATCCATCTCTCCCCAGagtttattttcaccattttccCCTTTAATGTAAACCTGTCAAACTTTGAGTCAATGCAGACATGATGTCAATTTCCACTACCATTTCACTCTAATAGAGATATCAATGATTGAGCAATCAATAATCAGTGGTAGTgataattacttaaaaacaaccatataattatttatttaaaaaaaatttttaacatttattcattttttgagagacagagagagacagagcatgagctggggaggggcagagagagggagacacagaatccataacaggctccaggctctgagctgtcagcacagaacctgatgcgggactggaacccgtgaaccgtgagatcatgacccaagccgaagtcagtcacttaaccgactgagccacccaggcgcccccgtataattaattatttaatcttcatgtcTTCAGGCCAATCCGTGCTTTTTGACCTACTATGGTATTCATAGATGTAAGAGCAAAATTAGCCTTTAAACCTACCTGGCAGGGGTGGAAAATGAGTCCATAGTGCAGAGATAATTAAACAGAAGTGCAAAAGGAAAAGCGGCCCCTTGATAAAGTGATACAGGATGGAGGAAGAACAGCTGAAGCCAATCCATTGTGAACTGGGACAAAGATACTGCCCTTTCCAGAGTCCTTAACAGGTGCTTTCCTTCAGGAAGAGAAATCTCAACCAGGTTCTCTTTGATCTGCTTATATGGCTCAGGAAGGCGTGGGTGAGTAAAGAGCAAACAAAAGCACTGGCGAGAAGCAGCATAAAAGTTGGCTTTCTGATAAAGGGAACTGCACTATAGAAACCAAAATGTGTTTTGGTGTGATATTAAGAACGTACAAAAAACATTGCTTTCACAATTCTCGTTTAGTTTCCATACTGTGTTATTTGCCTTTCCAGTCATCTGTCTGTCATATTTTCTTCactaagttaaagaaaaatgtcattttccagTTGTGGACAGACAACTGGCTGGCTGGGAAGAAGAAGCAAGGATGTGAGCGAGGAAAGGAGCCACCATAATCACTTGAGCCAATTCCTAAAATaaatgcatgtgcgtgtgtgtgtgtgtgtgtgtgtgtgtgtgtgtgtaatctcccgtggttttgtttctctggagaactgtGATTAATACATACACCATGGAAGTCTTTCAAATTATTTAGACAGACATTGTTTGAAAACAGGTGCTTATATGCTTGGGGACAAtagaatgttttaaattcatccatatatttattcaacaattttctttttttagtatctattatgtgtcaggtactgtggTCAGTGCTGGGTAAATGGGGACAAATTCGTGTGGCTACTTTCAAGGAACTAAGTCTTTGGGGGAAATAATAAGATAAACAATTACAGCTGCCGATGGGTCCTTtttttgcgtttttttttttttaagtaaactctaacCCCAAGatggggttcaaacttacaaccccaagatcaagagtcccatgtagtaccaactgagccagccaggtacctggATGATGGGTCCTCTTCTTATTCCATGGAGAAAACCAGCAGTAGAGCAAGAATGACCTATTTCTGATTGGGTGGCCAGAGAGGGTGTCTCTGAGTGTGATGGTTAGTTTTTTGTATCAGTTTAGCTAGACTAGGCTACAGTTCCCAGCTATTCACTCAAACACCAATCTAGGTGATGTTGTGAAGgtgttttgtagatgtgattgAAGTCCATAACCAGTTGACTTTAAAGAAGGGAGAGTGTCCCAGATTATCTGGGTGGGACTGATCCAATCAGTTAAAAGGCTTTAAGAGCAGGCCTGGAGCTTCTCTGAAGATACTCCACCTACAGACAGCAGCTACACCACATGCCTGAGAGTTCCAGCCTGCCCCACAGACTTCTGACTTGTCTAGCCAGCCCCCACAATTGTGTAAGCCAATTCCTTGCAATAAACCTCTTAATTTATAACTCCTagcagttctgtttctctggttgaACCCTGACCAATACACAGAGTATGTGACATCTGAGATTTAAACCATCATAGGAAGGCAGGGTGGAGAGCAGGGTCAGGTGGAAGCGGTCTGGGGCAGTCAGCTTGGCTTCATAGAGAATGAACGCGTGattagagaaagaggaagagaaactgaACATGAAGAAGTAGTCAGAAGAACTGAACAAGAGAAGTAGTCAGGGGCTGGATCTAGTCCAGAGGTAGGTTACAGAAAGGAGTTAGGAAGAAAAACGAAAAGAATGCAAAGTACAATAATTGGATTAGTTTTTAAAGGGTGATTTTGTTGgaggctcagtcgcttaagcgtaggacttcgactcaggttatgatctccggttggtgagttcaagccctgcatcgggctcggtgctgacagctcagagcctggagtctgctttggattctgtgtctttctctctctgcccctactctgctcacactctttctcaaaaataaaaacattgaaaaaaattaaaaataagataaaggatGATTCTGGCGACAGGAGAATGGCTTCAATGAGGGAGGTGGGAAGGCggtgggaaggggatgggggacACCCGGGGAGAGATGGCGGCTGAGATTGCATTAGGGAGGTGGAAGTCTTGCCGGTGAATTATATACGAATTATATACGGGGAGGTGAGGAAAGTCTAAGATGCCTATTGAGTTTCTAGCTTGAGCAATTTTAAGTGAATGGTGGATCTCTTTACTGAGGTGGAGAGCAAAGCATCAACTAAGGGGTATAAATCAAAAGCTCTGCCCCGGACGTTTTAGGTTTGACACGACTTTGAGGCATCCAAGTGGAGAATGCAATGAAATAACCATGTATGAAGCTCGGTAAAGAGGACAGAACTAGAGATATTAACCCGAGAAAGTCAGCAGGTAGGAGGGTACTTATGGGAATGTTGAGCTCACCCAGCAAGAGCTGAGCTCACACTGAACGCAAAGGGCCCAGGCAGAGACCGAAAAGCAGACTGAAAAAGAATGATGGAGTACAATGAGGTCATCATGATGTGCGCTGGATTAGACTAAACGGCTGCTTTAAATCCGAGTCTATCCATCTCCGGACTGCGCTAAAAATAGGCCAGCGGCCACGCGAGGTCTGCTTGCACAATCCTCCTCAGGCAGGGAGTGGCGCAACCACTAGCCccggcaggccccgcccccgggcaGGCCCGCCCCTGCCCTATCCAGATCCTGCCAGGCGCTCCAATCGCTTGTAGAGACCATCGCTGGACCCAGGCGGCTGTGTCGATCTCCGCTCCAACTGGAGACAGGGTCCAAACCATGGCGGAGAAGGCTCAAAAGAGGTGAGTCGGTTGTTTGAGAAAAGTCTATTTCTAGACTCCACATGAGTGGAATCTGCTCCTGGTCGCCAACGGTAGGGACTAAGATGATGTCTTATCCCGGGCGCTCGGCCTGGATGGCTCTTAAAGCCCAGCCTTGGCGGCCGCTGAGGAAGAAAACGACGAAGCGGGCGTAAGGGAGGATTGGGAAGGGATGAGGAATCGGTGCCTGGAAGGTTTTTGTTCTTCGATCCCACCGCCACCGCGCCGCCCTCCTCCAGAACGCGCCTGCGCGGAAAGGGTCTCCGAGTGGCGTTGCGCGGCGAGAATGGCGTCGCCCGCTTCCTCGGGACCCGGAGGGACCCCCCCCACTCCGACCCTCACCCCCTGTCCCCCAATTAGGCGCTGTTTGATGCAGCTGTTCACGGAGGGCGGCTTGTAGCAGTATTCTCTGCTGTGCGTTCCGAGACACCCACGGTAGTGCTGGCCGCACCCCAGAACCCTCTTGCCCATTGTGGGCGCAGTGTGTGTAAACCCATCGCTGTCGCTCGTCACAAGGGGGACTGCGCCTGGGCTAGAACAGTGTGAGACATTCTGCTCGGCGTGGCTAAGCTACTTTGTACATGTGTGAGGACAGCAGTGGGGGCTCCTCCCAACAGCCTTCACTGCTGCGAACAGCTTGGATGGGAGAATTGCTTAAGTTAACGATTTCGGAAAGCAGCGGCGTTGAGCACCCTCTGCTGCCTCTCTTTGAATGGGAAACCGGCACACCTTGTTTCTGTTGGcagtaaattaaaatttagggtttttttctatGGAGGCAGGTAACTATAATCTTTTTTCATAAGCTAAAGAGAACCAGGTATACTCTGAAAATTGTGTGCAGTATATAGCCATGTACAGTGGagtgttttgggggtttttttagtgtatttatttatttatttatttagagagagctagggaagggcagagagtgggagagagagaatcccaagcaggcttcgagcTGCCAGCATAgcctatgtgggacttgaactcacaaactgtgagatcgtgacctgagcacaAATCAAGAGCGACCCGGGCTCCCCAGATGGCTTGTTATGTAAATGGGTGCTCAGCTAAGCCTTTCATCTCAGTTGCCTGAGCCCCCTCAGCCCCATCACTCGGGGGTGCAGTGGAGTCTACACAGAGATGATTGGACCACGTTTTAGTTGGTCTAGTGATGAATTTAATTGTTTTCTGCCTCATGGAGAAGTATGCTGATGGGACCACAAACTCTGCCTGGGTCCTCTCCCTTAGACATAAAACTGGACAGAGGGACACTTGGGAATCGTTCCTATCCTCACTTGTCTAGGACTAGTTATATGTTAGATAGTGctgttttcataaaaaaaaaatcatagagggAGGCTGAAGGAATGGAAACTTGAAATGGGAAATAAGGTCTAAAACAAGAGGCATTTTAATAAGATTGCATTATTTTAACACACAAACCCACTCTAAATGAAAAACATCAGAggaatagcattttttttttttgaaaaacctttcttaacgtttattttatttttgagacagagagacagagcatgaacgggggaggggcagagagagagggagacacagaatcggaagcaggctccaggctctgagccatcagcccagagcctgaagcggggctcgaactcacgaccgaccgtgagatcgagacctgagctgaagtcggacgcttaaccgactgagccacccaggcgcccctggaatagcattttttttttttaatttttttttttcaacctttatttattttggggacagagagagaaagagcatgaacgggcgaggggcagagagagagggagacacagaatcggaaacaggctccaggctctgagccatcagcccagagtccgacgcggggctcgaactcacagaccgcgagatcgtgacctggccgaagtcggaagcttaaccgactgcgccacccaggcgcccctggaatagcATTTTCAAATGGTGATCCATTCAA
Coding sequences:
- the MBOAT4 gene encoding ghrelin O-acyltransferase → MDWLQLFFLHPVSLYQGAAFPFALLFNYLCTMDSFSTPARYLFLLAGGGALAWAAMGSFAVLVLIPALCAGVLISSLGPRDVHRWAFFFQMSWQTLCHLGLHYTEYYLQERPSMRFCITLSSLMLLTQRVTSLSLDLCEGKVKAEARGIRGRSSVLEHLWKTLPYFSYLLFFPALLGGSLCSFQRFQARVQGSSSLGPRRSVWALTRMGLQILGLECLKVVLRKVVGAGAGLTDCRQLQCIRVMWSTAELFKLTYYSCWILDDALLHAAGFGPEFGQSPAGEGYVPDADIWTLETTHRISLFTRKWNQSTAGWLRRLIFQHGRARPLLQTFAFSAWWHGLHPGQVFGFLCWALMVEADYLIHTFANLSIRSWPMQLLYRTVTWAHTQLIIAYIMLAVEVRSLSSLWLLCNSYNSVFPMVYCVLLFLLAKRKHKLT